From Alienimonas californiensis, a single genomic window includes:
- the nusB gene encoding transcription antitermination factor NusB: MPTRRHPDRTAARGVGRAAREIVLQLLFEADLNPALDPLHAKSALEERTEDAELRRRAWRLFAQVMEVRDDLDARLSGVARNWSLKRMAATDRNALRLGLFELLHTDLPPKIVLNEAIELARTYGDKNSPQFVNGLLDRLLPDAKRPEPPAEDAPAAATVDESPAA, encoded by the coding sequence ATGCCCACCCGTCGCCATCCGGATCGAACGGCCGCCCGCGGCGTCGGCCGCGCCGCCCGCGAGATTGTCCTCCAACTGCTGTTCGAGGCGGATCTCAACCCGGCCCTCGACCCGCTCCACGCCAAGTCCGCGTTGGAGGAACGAACCGAGGACGCGGAACTCCGGCGCCGCGCCTGGCGCCTGTTCGCTCAGGTGATGGAGGTGCGGGACGACCTCGACGCCCGCCTGTCCGGCGTGGCCCGCAACTGGTCGCTCAAGCGGATGGCCGCCACCGACCGCAATGCGCTGCGGCTGGGCCTGTTCGAACTGCTGCACACCGACCTGCCGCCGAAGATCGTGCTGAACGAGGCGATCGAACTGGCCCGCACCTACGGCGACAAGAACAGCCCGCAGTTCGTGAACGGTCTGCTGGACCGCCTCCTGCCGGACGCCAAGCGGCCGGAGCCGCCGGCCGAAGACGCCCCGGCGGCGGCGACCGTCGACGAATCGCCCGCCGCCTGA
- a CDS encoding PH domain-containing protein, giving the protein MTDAADPPPERDVLTVYPGVAATSVGRLIGRALNCVPLRIGPATLSQWLLGLPLAPLGAAVYFWQKAFGLRYRLTDRRLIVETSLTGRQVDAAELAEVTAAEVTVPSAGRWFRAGDLTLRDRSGARLLTVRSVPHVDNFAARVAEMKGARASVDAAAKQIAARPVRA; this is encoded by the coding sequence GTGACCGACGCCGCAGACCCACCCCCGGAGCGGGACGTACTGACGGTCTATCCGGGAGTCGCCGCGACCTCCGTCGGTCGGCTGATCGGCCGGGCCCTGAACTGCGTCCCGCTGCGGATCGGGCCGGCGACGCTCTCCCAATGGCTGCTCGGGTTGCCGCTCGCCCCGCTGGGAGCCGCGGTCTACTTCTGGCAGAAGGCGTTCGGCCTGCGGTATCGACTGACCGATCGTCGGCTGATCGTCGAAACGAGCCTCACCGGACGGCAGGTCGACGCCGCCGAGCTTGCGGAGGTGACGGCCGCCGAAGTGACCGTGCCGAGTGCCGGCCGCTGGTTTCGGGCCGGCGACCTGACGCTGCGGGACCGCTCCGGCGCCCGCCTGCTGACTGTGCGGAGCGTGCCGCACGTGGACAACTTCGCCGCGCGTGTCGCGGAGATGAAGGGAGCCCGGGCCTCCGTCGACGCCGCCGCGAAACAGATCGCGGCCCGCCCGGTGCGGGCCTGA
- the ribH gene encoding 6,7-dimethyl-8-ribityllumazine synthase, producing MIEHDAPPTLPGGKYAVACARWNPLITDRLLEGALGTLRRLGADEDALTVMRVPGTFELGAVCHELAKSGRFDAVLGLGCVVKGETEHDRFINASVASSFQASGRETGVPVLFGVVTTNDFEQALSRAGGKHGNKGSETAAAAVETAGLLRSIRAGAG from the coding sequence ATGATCGAACACGACGCCCCCCCCACCCTGCCCGGCGGCAAGTACGCCGTGGCCTGCGCCCGTTGGAACCCGCTGATTACCGATCGGCTGCTGGAGGGCGCCCTCGGCACTCTGCGGCGGCTCGGGGCGGACGAAGACGCTCTCACCGTGATGCGGGTTCCGGGCACGTTCGAGTTGGGGGCCGTCTGCCACGAACTGGCGAAAAGCGGCCGGTTCGACGCGGTGCTGGGGCTCGGGTGCGTGGTGAAGGGGGAGACGGAGCACGACCGGTTCATCAACGCCTCGGTCGCCTCCAGCTTTCAGGCGAGCGGGCGGGAAACCGGGGTGCCGGTGCTGTTCGGGGTGGTGACGACGAACGATTTTGAGCAGGCGCTGAGCCGCGCCGGTGGCAAACACGGCAACAAGGGCAGCGAGACGGCGGCCGCCGCCGTTGAAACGGCGGGGCTGCTGCGTAGCATCCGGGCTGGGGCGGGCTGA
- the rho gene encoding transcription termination factor Rho, producing the protein MLTEDDEPPALGPRPAEEIHISELQRMSMKELLSMAAEAGLEEYGGLKKQDLIFKILKERTKLSGLMFGEGTLEILPDGFGFLRSPDYHYLPCPDDIYVSPSQIRRFGLKTGATVAGQIRPPKENERYFALLRVEAVGGKDPSAVHGMVPFDDLTPLHPDERLRLSGDAKQLSTRVVDLVAPIGLGQRGLIVSPPRAGKTVLLQQLAQATLAGHPDAYVIVLLIDERPEEVTEMERQVKGRHCEVVSSTFDEPPSRHIQVSEMVIEKAKRLVEFGQDVVIFLDSITRLARAWNTETPHSGKVLTGGVDAGALQHPKRFFGAARNVEEGGSLTIIATALIDTGSKMDEVIFEEFKGTGNTELHLDRKLVEKRIWPAIDVNKSGTRREELLRDGDEQRQVDRLRRTLSGMNPADAMDMLVGRLAKSKSNGEFLDGMSLS; encoded by the coding sequence ATGCTCACCGAGGACGACGAACCGCCGGCACTGGGTCCGCGGCCGGCGGAGGAGATTCACATCTCCGAGCTTCAGCGGATGAGCATGAAGGAACTGCTCTCCATGGCCGCGGAGGCCGGGCTGGAGGAGTACGGGGGGCTCAAAAAGCAGGACCTGATCTTCAAGATCCTCAAGGAGCGCACGAAGCTCTCCGGGCTGATGTTCGGCGAGGGCACCCTCGAGATCCTGCCGGACGGATTCGGTTTCCTGCGGAGCCCGGACTACCACTACCTGCCCTGTCCGGACGACATCTACGTCTCCCCGAGCCAGATTCGCCGGTTCGGCCTGAAGACCGGGGCGACCGTCGCCGGGCAGATCCGGCCGCCGAAGGAGAACGAACGTTACTTCGCCCTGCTGCGGGTCGAGGCCGTCGGCGGCAAGGACCCGTCCGCGGTGCACGGGATGGTGCCGTTCGACGACCTCACCCCCCTGCACCCGGACGAACGCCTCCGGCTCTCCGGGGATGCGAAGCAGCTCAGCACCCGGGTGGTGGACCTCGTCGCCCCGATCGGACTCGGGCAGCGGGGCCTGATCGTCAGCCCGCCGCGGGCCGGCAAGACGGTGCTCCTCCAGCAACTCGCCCAGGCCACGCTCGCCGGGCACCCGGACGCCTACGTGATCGTCCTGCTGATCGACGAACGGCCGGAGGAGGTCACGGAGATGGAACGCCAGGTGAAGGGCCGCCACTGCGAGGTGGTCTCCAGCACCTTCGATGAACCGCCCAGCCGGCACATTCAGGTCTCCGAGATGGTGATCGAAAAGGCCAAGCGGCTGGTGGAGTTCGGGCAGGACGTGGTGATCTTCCTCGACTCGATCACCCGTCTGGCCCGCGCCTGGAACACGGAGACGCCCCACAGCGGCAAGGTGCTCACCGGCGGTGTCGACGCCGGCGCCCTGCAGCACCCCAAGCGGTTCTTCGGCGCCGCCCGCAACGTCGAGGAGGGCGGCAGCCTGACGATCATCGCCACCGCCCTGATCGACACCGGCTCCAAGATGGACGAGGTGATTTTCGAGGAGTTCAAGGGCACCGGCAACACGGAGCTGCACCTGGACCGCAAGCTGGTCGAGAAGCGGATCTGGCCCGCAATCGACGTGAACAAGTCCGGCACCCGCCGCGAGGAGTTGCTCCGCGACGGCGACGAACAGCGTCAGGTCGACCGCCTGCGTCGCACCCTCTCCGGCATGAACCCCGCCGACGCGATGGACATGCTGGTCGGCCGGCTCGCCAAGTCCAAATCCAACGGCGAGTTCCTCGACGGCATGTCGCTGAGCTGA